One window from the genome of Prochlorococcus marinus XMU1411 encodes:
- a CDS encoding P-II family nitrogen regulator, giving the protein MKRLDLIFSERELDAIIKTLEKANVPGYTVMKHATGRGPERVVTEDMEFTGLGANAHVIVFCEQELIDKMRDNIRDDLSYYGGVAYISEATPL; this is encoded by the coding sequence ATGAAAAGATTAGACCTTATATTTAGTGAAAGAGAACTAGATGCAATCATTAAAACTTTAGAAAAAGCAAATGTTCCTGGATATACAGTTATGAAACATGCCACAGGCAGAGGGCCTGAAAGAGTTGTTACTGAAGACATGGAATTTACAGGATTAGGGGCAAATGCTCATGTAATTGTTTTTTGTGAGCAAGAATTAATAGATAAAATGAGAGATAACATCAGGGACGATTTAAGCTACTACGGAGGAGTAGCTTATATTTCTGAAGCAACTCCGCTCTAA
- the hemB gene encoding porphobilinogen synthase, whose amino-acid sequence MNSIIRPRRLRRTEAIREMVRENHLKASDFIYPLFIHEKDFKEEISAMPGTYRWDINGLIKEVTRAWELGIRCVVLFPKINDSLKTEDGAECFNEDGLIPKAIRILKKEIPEMAIMTDVALDPYSCDGHDGLVDETGKILNDETIEILKKQALTQARAGADFIGPSDMMDGRVGAIRTALDSQGFSDVGIISYTAKYSSAYYGPFRTALDSAPRENTKKVIPDNKSTYQMDPANSKEALIESALDQYEGADILMVKPGISYLDIVYRLSTFSNKPIAAYNVSGEYSMVKSAAMKNWINEKDIVLETLLSFKRAGAKLILTYHACDASQWLQDT is encoded by the coding sequence ATGAATTCGATTATTCGTCCAAGAAGATTAAGAAGGACTGAGGCAATTAGAGAAATGGTTAGAGAAAACCATTTAAAGGCTTCAGACTTTATTTATCCATTATTTATCCATGAAAAAGATTTCAAAGAGGAAATTTCTGCAATGCCAGGAACTTATAGATGGGATATTAATGGCTTAATAAAAGAGGTTACTAGAGCATGGGAATTGGGAATAAGGTGTGTGGTTCTTTTCCCAAAAATAAATGATAGCTTAAAGACTGAAGATGGAGCAGAGTGTTTTAATGAAGACGGTTTAATACCCAAAGCTATTCGAATATTAAAAAAAGAGATTCCAGAAATGGCAATAATGACAGATGTTGCCTTGGACCCTTACTCGTGTGATGGACATGATGGCTTAGTTGATGAAACTGGAAAAATATTGAATGATGAAACTATTGAAATTTTAAAAAAACAAGCTTTAACTCAAGCTAGAGCTGGAGCAGATTTTATTGGCCCTAGTGACATGATGGATGGGAGAGTTGGAGCAATTAGGACTGCTCTTGATAGTCAAGGATTTAGTGATGTAGGTATTATTAGTTACACAGCAAAATATTCATCTGCTTATTATGGTCCGTTTAGAACTGCTTTAGATTCGGCTCCTAGAGAAAATACTAAGAAAGTAATTCCAGACAATAAGTCTACATATCAAATGGACCCTGCCAATTCAAAAGAGGCTTTAATTGAATCTGCATTGGATCAGTATGAAGGGGCTGATATTTTGATGGTAAAACCAGGAATTTCATATTTGGATATTGTTTATAGACTAAGCACATTTTCAAATAAGCCCATAGCTGCATATAACGTTAGTGGGGAGTATTCCATGGTAAAGTCTGCTGCTATGAAGAACTGGATTAACGAAAAAGATATTGTTTTAGAGACATTGCTTAGTTTTAAAAGAGCAGGAGCAAAATTAATACTCACTTATCATGCTTGTGATGCATCTCAATGGTTGCAGGATACTTAA
- a CDS encoding SulP family inorganic anion transporter, translating into MKIINGFHLNNVRGDILGGITAAVVALPLALAFGNAALGPGGAIYGLYGAVVVGFLAALFGGTPAQVSGPTGPMSVTVAGVVAGLAAVGVPRDLSAGQILPLVMAAVVIGGLLQILFGILKLGKYITLVPYSVVSGFMSGIGVIIIALQIGPLLGISTRGGVVESLTTVFSNFQPNGAAIGVAIMTLGIVFLTPRKISQWVPSPLLALLIVTPISILIFGDGAIDRIGEIPRGVPSLNFPSFNQYFPIIFKAGLVLAVLGAIDSLLTSLVADNISQTKHNSDRELIGQGIGNAVAGLFSGLPGAGATMRTVINVKSGGSTPISGMVHSIVLLIVLVGAGPLAEQIPTALLAGILIKVGLDIIDWGFLRRAHKLSLKTSVVMYGVLLMTVFWDLIWAVLVGVFIANMLTIDSITETQLEGMDEDNPLSKHDQAKNALPADEKALLDRCSGEVMLFRLKGPLSFGAAKGISERMMLVRNYKVLILDITDVPRLGVTATLAIEDMMQEAKNNSRKAFVAGANEKVKDRLAKFGVEGIIETRKEALEIALNEIA; encoded by the coding sequence TTGAAAATAATTAATGGATTTCATCTGAACAATGTAAGAGGCGATATTCTTGGAGGAATCACAGCAGCAGTGGTTGCTTTACCTCTAGCTCTTGCTTTTGGTAATGCTGCGTTAGGACCTGGCGGAGCAATTTATGGACTATATGGAGCAGTAGTAGTTGGTTTTTTGGCAGCATTATTCGGCGGAACACCTGCTCAAGTTAGTGGACCTACAGGCCCCATGAGTGTAACTGTTGCAGGCGTAGTAGCAGGATTAGCAGCAGTAGGGGTTCCGAGAGATCTTTCAGCAGGACAAATTTTACCTTTAGTGATGGCAGCAGTAGTCATTGGCGGCTTGCTCCAAATATTGTTTGGGATTTTAAAATTAGGTAAATATATAACTTTAGTTCCATATTCTGTTGTTTCAGGATTTATGTCTGGTATTGGAGTAATAATCATTGCGCTTCAGATTGGACCATTACTTGGAATTAGCACACGAGGTGGAGTAGTCGAATCTTTAACTACTGTATTTTCAAATTTCCAGCCCAATGGTGCTGCTATTGGAGTAGCAATAATGACACTCGGTATAGTATTTCTCACTCCTAGAAAAATAAGTCAGTGGGTTCCTTCTCCTCTATTAGCCCTATTAATAGTTACGCCAATATCAATTTTAATTTTTGGAGATGGAGCTATTGATAGAATTGGAGAAATCCCCAGAGGAGTTCCATCTTTAAATTTCCCAAGTTTTAATCAATATTTCCCAATTATTTTTAAAGCAGGATTAGTCCTCGCAGTACTTGGTGCAATTGACTCCTTACTGACATCTCTAGTAGCAGACAATATCTCTCAAACAAAACATAACTCTGACAGAGAACTTATTGGTCAAGGAATAGGAAATGCTGTTGCAGGTCTGTTCTCAGGTTTACCTGGAGCAGGGGCAACAATGCGAACAGTTATAAATGTTAAATCTGGAGGCTCAACTCCCATTTCTGGTATGGTTCACTCAATTGTATTGTTGATAGTTTTAGTTGGGGCAGGACCTTTAGCTGAGCAAATACCTACTGCGTTGCTGGCAGGAATTCTTATAAAAGTTGGTCTAGATATTATTGATTGGGGATTCTTGAGGAGAGCTCACAAATTATCTTTAAAAACTTCAGTTGTAATGTACGGGGTACTTCTAATGACTGTTTTTTGGGATTTGATTTGGGCAGTTTTAGTTGGTGTATTCATTGCAAATATGCTCACTATTGATTCAATAACCGAAACTCAACTAGAAGGAATGGATGAGGATAATCCTCTATCAAAACATGATCAAGCTAAAAATGCATTACCTGCTGATGAAAAAGCACTACTAGATAGATGTTCAGGAGAAGTAATGTTATTTAGACTTAAAGGACCACTTAGTTTTGGAGCAGCTAAAGGTATTTCTGAGAGAATGATGCTAGTGAGAAACTACAAGGTTTTGATATTAGATATCACTGATGTACCAAGACTTGGAGTGACGGCGACTCTCGCTATAGAGGATATGATGCAAGAAGCAAAAAATAATTCCAGAAAAGCATTTGTTGCTGGAGCAAATGAAAAAGTAAAGGATAGATTAGCTAAGTTTGGAGTTGAAGGCATCATTGAGACAAGAAAAGAAGCATTAGAAATTGCACTTAATGAAATAGCTTAA
- a CDS encoding sodium-dependent bicarbonate transport family permease, producing the protein MEINPILQNVLAPPVLFFLIGAISVLFKSDLEIPAPLPKLFSLYLLLAIGFKGGIEIQKSGFTDQVLPTLSAAILMSLLIPLVGFLILRFKFDVFNSAAIAAAYGSISAVTFISAESFLESQKIAFDGFMVGALALMESPAIIVGLLLVKFAAPKNRPKSRKMHLSAILHESLLNGSVYLLLSSLIVGFLTASSNPSGITKMEPFTGQLFYGAECFFLLDMGIVAAQRLPRLKNAGSFLIGFAIFMPLFNAFIGVFVARFLSLGPGNALLFVVLCASASYLAVPAAMRMTVPEAKSSYYISTTLGLTFPFNIVLGIPIYMSLVNTIIPLSPL; encoded by the coding sequence ATGGAAATAAATCCAATTCTGCAAAATGTATTAGCCCCGCCAGTCCTTTTCTTTTTAATTGGAGCAATATCAGTACTCTTTAAGTCTGATTTAGAAATACCAGCTCCATTACCTAAACTCTTCTCCTTATATCTTCTCTTAGCTATTGGGTTTAAAGGAGGTATAGAGATACAAAAAAGTGGGTTTACAGACCAAGTATTGCCGACATTAAGCGCTGCAATACTAATGTCACTATTAATCCCACTGGTTGGATTTTTAATTTTAAGATTTAAATTTGATGTCTTTAATTCAGCAGCAATAGCTGCAGCGTACGGTTCAATAAGTGCTGTTACGTTTATTTCTGCAGAAAGCTTTTTAGAAAGTCAAAAAATAGCTTTTGATGGGTTTATGGTTGGCGCTTTAGCTTTAATGGAATCTCCTGCAATAATTGTTGGATTATTACTAGTAAAATTTGCAGCCCCCAAAAATAGACCCAAATCAAGGAAAATGCATCTAAGCGCAATATTACATGAATCCCTTTTGAATGGATCAGTGTATTTATTGCTTTCAAGCTTAATTGTGGGATTTTTGACTGCTTCAAGTAATCCCTCAGGGATTACAAAAATGGAGCCATTTACTGGACAATTATTCTATGGAGCAGAATGCTTTTTCTTGTTAGATATGGGAATAGTCGCTGCTCAAAGATTACCGAGGCTGAAAAATGCAGGTTCATTCTTGATTGGTTTTGCAATTTTCATGCCTCTATTTAATGCATTTATAGGTGTTTTCGTTGCAAGATTTCTATCTTTAGGACCTGGCAATGCACTTTTATTCGTGGTTTTATGTGCAAGTGCCTCATATTTAGCAGTTCCTGCAGCTATGAGGATGACAGTTCCAGAAGCTAAATCTAGTTATTATATTTCAACAACACTAGGTCTAACTTTCCCATTCAATATAGTTCTTGGCATTCCAATATATATGAGTTTAGTAAATACCATTATCCCACTTTCCCCTTTATAA
- a CDS encoding VOC family protein → MKFSQGVNRIGHIALRVENLERAKSFYIKLGMNLVWDDKDWSYLEAGKGKDGLALLGPSYKAAGPHFAFHFENKKEVENIQNDLKNSGVKVGPLHEHRDGTASFYMKDTEGNWLEMLYVPPEGIQSNV, encoded by the coding sequence TTGAAGTTTTCACAAGGAGTAAATAGGATTGGTCACATTGCACTTAGAGTAGAGAATCTCGAAAGGGCGAAATCTTTTTATATAAAGCTGGGAATGAATTTGGTTTGGGATGATAAAGATTGGTCTTATTTAGAGGCAGGTAAAGGGAAAGATGGACTTGCGTTGTTAGGCCCTAGCTACAAAGCTGCGGGACCTCACTTTGCTTTTCATTTTGAAAATAAAAAAGAAGTGGAAAATATTCAAAATGATTTAAAAAATTCTGGTGTAAAAGTTGGTCCACTACATGAGCATAGAGATGGAACAGCATCTTTTTATATGAAGGATACTGAAGGAAACTGGCTTGAAATGCTTTATGTTCCTCCTGAAGGGATTCAATCGAATGTTTGA
- the cgtA gene encoding Obg family GTPase CgtA, whose protein sequence is MQFIDQANIILKAGKGGNGIVSFRREKFVPAGGPSGGNGGKGGSVILMADNNLQTLLDFKFKREIIAEDGCKGGPNKRSGASGEDTILKVPCGTEIRDIKTGIILGDLTKHKQCLTIAIGGRGGHGNAYYLSNQNRAPESFTEGKDGEIWEIQLELKLLAEVGIIGLPNAGKSTLISVVSSARPKIANYPFTTLIPNLGVVRKIDGNSCLFADIPGLISGAADGVGLGHDFLRHIQRTKMLVHLIDAIAENPLHDFEIIEQELKKYGKGLLDKERIIVLNKMELVDDDYLKIISKKLEDLSKKKVLVISSSLKKGLSSLLSEVWKRI, encoded by the coding sequence GTGCAATTTATTGATCAAGCCAACATTATTCTTAAAGCTGGAAAAGGTGGAAATGGAATAGTTTCATTTAGAAGAGAAAAATTCGTTCCTGCTGGAGGACCTTCGGGGGGCAATGGTGGCAAAGGGGGTTCAGTTATTTTGATGGCTGATAATAATCTACAAACATTATTAGATTTCAAATTCAAACGTGAAATAATTGCTGAAGATGGATGCAAAGGAGGTCCTAATAAGAGATCAGGTGCTTCAGGTGAGGATACAATCCTTAAAGTACCCTGCGGTACAGAAATAAGGGATATTAAAACCGGCATTATTTTAGGAGACTTAACTAAACATAAACAGTGTTTAACTATTGCCATTGGAGGAAGAGGTGGACATGGTAATGCTTACTATTTAAGTAATCAAAATAGAGCCCCAGAATCATTCACTGAAGGAAAAGATGGAGAGATATGGGAGATTCAATTAGAACTAAAACTTCTTGCAGAGGTTGGGATCATAGGTCTTCCAAATGCTGGGAAAAGTACCTTGATTTCTGTTGTATCATCTGCCCGTCCAAAAATCGCAAATTATCCTTTCACAACTCTAATACCCAACTTAGGTGTAGTAAGAAAAATTGATGGGAATAGTTGCCTTTTTGCGGATATTCCTGGATTAATATCAGGGGCAGCTGATGGAGTAGGTTTAGGTCATGATTTTTTAAGGCATATCCAAAGAACGAAGATGCTTGTTCACTTAATTGATGCAATTGCAGAAAATCCTTTACATGATTTTGAGATAATTGAGCAGGAATTAAAAAAATATGGAAAAGGTCTTTTAGATAAAGAGAGGATAATAGTATTGAATAAAATGGAGCTGGTAGATGATGATTATTTGAAAATAATTTCAAAAAAGTTAGAAGATTTATCTAAAAAGAAAGTTTTAGTTATTTCTTCATCTTTAAAAAAAGGTTTATCTTCACTGCTTTCTGAAGTATGGAAAAGGATCTAA
- a CDS encoding ABC1 kinase family protein: MSFHILHYRLKKLKRAFLIWITLISLLINLWIDNIRFTIFQTKKNEISRVQVKRARRFTNQLIKLGSAFIKIGQLLSARPDLIPNTWIQELSKLQDQVPNFSFVQVEETIRKELGSKFNEIDQIKGDPVGSASLAQVHRATLKDGKKVVFKVQRPNLKELFIIDLGIMQQIAGLLQKNKNWSRGRNWVEIAKECRKVLMKELDFNCEAQYAARFRQQFLDDENIEVPEVIWDMSSEKVLCLSYLEGTKISDLEKLQSQEIDLSKTAEIGAISYLKQLVNYGFFHADPHPGNLAVSREGKLIFYDFGMMGNISNNLQTRLGGMVKAAALRDASSLVSQLQQAGLISKDIEVGPVRRLVRLMLKEALTPPFSPNIIEKLSGDLYELVYETPFQLPVDLIFVMRALSTFEGVGRMLDPGFNLVSVTKPYLIELMTSNNQTPNDLINQFGRQVGELGSKAVGIPKRIDESLERLEQGDLQLQIRMGESDRQFKKMFTAQKTLGHSILIGSLSIASALLVTNKQNNFALLPLFFALPISIDWIKCQLSMRKGSRLEKLKR; encoded by the coding sequence ATGAGTTTTCACATTCTTCATTATCGTTTAAAAAAATTGAAGAGGGCCTTTCTTATTTGGATAACTCTGATTTCACTTTTAATAAATTTGTGGATAGATAATATTAGATTTACAATTTTCCAAACTAAGAAGAATGAAATAAGTAGGGTCCAAGTTAAAAGAGCTAGGCGTTTTACTAATCAATTAATAAAGCTTGGTTCAGCATTTATTAAAATTGGACAATTATTATCAGCGAGACCTGACTTAATTCCTAATACATGGATACAGGAATTATCTAAATTGCAGGATCAAGTTCCTAATTTTTCATTTGTGCAAGTTGAAGAAACTATAAGAAAAGAACTAGGGTCTAAGTTTAATGAAATAGATCAAATAAAAGGTGATCCGGTTGGATCAGCATCACTAGCCCAGGTTCATAGGGCGACTTTAAAAGATGGTAAGAAAGTAGTATTTAAAGTTCAAAGACCCAATTTAAAAGAATTATTTATTATTGATTTGGGCATAATGCAGCAAATTGCAGGATTGTTGCAGAAAAATAAGAATTGGAGTCGAGGTAGAAACTGGGTTGAGATTGCCAAGGAGTGTAGGAAAGTTCTCATGAAGGAGCTTGATTTTAATTGTGAAGCACAATATGCAGCAAGATTTAGACAGCAATTTCTTGATGATGAAAATATTGAAGTTCCTGAAGTAATTTGGGATATGAGCAGTGAAAAAGTCCTTTGTTTAAGTTATCTGGAAGGAACAAAAATAAGCGATTTAGAAAAATTACAATCACAAGAAATTGATTTATCTAAAACTGCAGAAATAGGTGCCATAAGCTATTTAAAACAATTAGTAAATTACGGTTTTTTTCATGCAGATCCTCATCCAGGGAATCTAGCAGTTTCAAGGGAAGGTAAATTGATTTTTTATGATTTTGGAATGATGGGCAATATCTCAAATAATCTTCAAACAAGATTAGGGGGGATGGTTAAGGCTGCTGCATTAAGAGATGCCTCATCACTTGTTAGTCAATTACAACAAGCTGGGCTAATTTCAAAAGATATTGAAGTAGGACCGGTCAGAAGATTAGTCAGACTGATGCTTAAAGAAGCTTTAACTCCACCATTTAGTCCAAATATTATTGAAAAATTATCTGGAGATTTATACGAACTTGTTTATGAAACACCATTTCAACTACCAGTAGATTTAATCTTTGTGATGAGAGCTTTATCAACTTTTGAAGGAGTTGGTAGAATGCTTGATCCAGGGTTTAACCTTGTATCAGTTACCAAGCCCTATTTAATAGAACTTATGACTTCAAATAATCAAACTCCCAACGATTTAATTAACCAATTTGGAAGGCAAGTAGGTGAACTAGGATCTAAAGCTGTTGGAATTCCCAAAAGAATAGATGAAAGTTTAGAAAGATTAGAGCAGGGCGATTTACAATTACAAATAAGAATGGGAGAGTCTGATAGGCAATTCAAAAAAATGTTTACTGCTCAAAAAACCTTAGGCCATTCAATTCTTATAGGCAGCTTATCAATTGCATCTGCTTTACTTGTTACCAATAAACAAAATAATTTTGCATTGTTGCCACTTTTCTTTGCACTACCAATAAGTATTGATTGGATAAAATGCCAATTAAGTATGAGGAAAGGCTCAAGATTAGAAAAACTTAAGCGATAA
- a CDS encoding CP12 domain-containing protein: MKSIDEHIQKDQSEIESAKAEGNLPKVRHLTEELKELEEYKDHHPDDKHDPNALELFCDANPDEPECLVYDD; encoded by the coding sequence ATGAAATCCATTGACGAACACATCCAAAAAGATCAATCGGAAATCGAATCTGCAAAAGCAGAGGGCAATCTTCCAAAGGTCAGACATTTAACTGAAGAGCTAAAAGAACTCGAAGAGTATAAGGATCATCATCCAGATGATAAACATGACCCTAATGCTTTGGAACTATTCTGCGATGCCAACCCAGACGAACCAGAATGTCTTGTTTATGATGATTAA
- a CDS encoding NAD(P)/FAD-dependent oxidoreductase, giving the protein MEIIESDVVIIGGGPAGCTCALYTSRSNLKTVILDKNPSVGALAITHQIANYPGVQVDISGEKLLSLMREQAVQYGTDYRRAQVFGIDANGEWKMVYTPEGTFKAKALVLASGAMGRPASFKGEADFLGKGVSYCATCDGAFYKNREVAVVGVNKEAIEEATVLTKFASTVHWITSSDPKSDNEEAMELMDNSNIKHWSRTRLLEILGDDMGVNGVVVKNKQEENPINLNLDGVFVYMSGSKPITDFLGDQIALKEDGGVIVDDFMSTNSDGVWAIGDIRNTPFKQAVVAASDGCIAAMSIDRYLNSRKNIRVDWIHS; this is encoded by the coding sequence TTGGAAATCATTGAATCAGATGTAGTTATTATCGGAGGAGGTCCGGCAGGATGTACTTGCGCGCTTTATACATCTCGTTCAAACTTAAAGACAGTAATTTTAGATAAAAATCCATCTGTTGGCGCCTTAGCAATAACTCATCAAATAGCTAATTATCCAGGTGTTCAGGTTGATATAAGTGGGGAGAAATTACTTTCTCTTATGAGAGAACAGGCTGTGCAATACGGCACAGACTATAGAAGAGCACAAGTGTTTGGAATAGACGCTAATGGAGAATGGAAAATGGTTTATACACCCGAGGGCACTTTCAAAGCTAAAGCACTTGTACTTGCAAGTGGAGCTATGGGTAGGCCTGCATCATTTAAAGGTGAAGCGGATTTTCTTGGCAAAGGAGTTAGTTATTGTGCTACATGTGATGGGGCTTTTTATAAAAATAGAGAAGTTGCCGTTGTTGGAGTGAACAAGGAGGCAATTGAAGAGGCAACTGTTCTAACTAAATTTGCATCAACTGTTCATTGGATTACATCAAGCGATCCTAAATCAGATAATGAAGAAGCTATGGAATTGATGGATAATTCAAATATAAAACATTGGAGCAGAACAAGATTATTGGAAATATTGGGTGATGATATGGGCGTTAATGGAGTTGTTGTAAAAAATAAGCAAGAAGAAAATCCTATTAATTTAAATTTAGATGGAGTATTTGTTTATATGAGTGGTTCAAAGCCAATTACTGATTTTTTAGGGGATCAAATTGCTTTAAAAGAGGACGGAGGAGTTATTGTTGATGACTTTATGTCTACAAATTCTGATGGAGTTTGGGCTATTGGAGATATAAGAAATACACCATTTAAGCAAGCCGTTGTTGCAGCTTCTGATGGATGTATTGCTGCAATGTCAATTGATAGATATTTAAATAGTCGAAAGAATATAAGAGTAGATTGGATCCATTCTTAA
- a CDS encoding endonuclease MutS2 has translation MQEKSYSKKSYSDNTLEEESINLLEWDSLKTHLSSFASTEMGKRSILSFVIPSEYEASKRLLNETVEITELENTLDKSISFSGVFEISRNINICSKGGVILSSELLEIAKTIAAARNLKKILLDFEQRPYISSFIKNLIDHQNIETIFKKGIESNGRISDNASNELSILRKEFLSKKLERKILVEKFIQKNLAYLQDTTIGDRYGRPVLAVKVNYVDKFKGIIHDSSSSGNTIYFEPESVVTKGNKIASLEARITAEEFKLLKKWSQVVSDNSKNLIEMASILLRLENALTRSRYSKWIGGKTPTFEKNPIISLIGFSHPLLIWEHKKKGAPPPVAVDFHINRNIKVVAITGPNTGGKTAALKGLGLSLLMARAGLLIPSTNNPVIPFCPNIYVDIGDNQSLEENLSTFSGHISRIKEILDSLDYKKGLSVVLLDEIGSGTDPLEGSALAMALLKEFANKSDITLATTHYGDIKALKYNDTRFENVSVAFDEESLKPKYILNWGIPGRSNALSISKRIGLDESILNEAANYLKPKEIDNINSIIKGLEEERIKQQNSAEAAAELIARTEILHDELKRNYEYQKINAQKIQEIERSKLSKHIISAKKEVIDLIKKLRDKNVNGEDTRIIGKRLKEIEREHLTPKKSEKSISWNPQVGDFVKIKSLNSTGQIVDLDKKGGFYEIKCGSFRSTLSVNDFEGINGEKPNFKSSKIEIKSTREDFSFSKIRTSKNTIDVRGLRVHEAEIIIEEKIRKFHGPLWIVHGIGTGKLKKGLRNWLSGLNYVDKIEDAANNEGGPGCSIAWIK, from the coding sequence ATGCAAGAGAAAAGTTATTCTAAAAAATCATATTCAGATAACACCTTAGAAGAAGAATCTATAAACCTTTTAGAGTGGGATTCATTAAAAACGCATTTATCTTCATTTGCCTCAACGGAAATGGGTAAACGATCAATTTTAAGTTTTGTTATACCTTCAGAATACGAGGCATCTAAAAGACTTTTAAATGAAACGGTTGAAATAACTGAGTTAGAAAATACTTTAGATAAATCAATTAGTTTTTCTGGTGTTTTTGAAATTAGTAGAAATATTAATATTTGTTCGAAGGGAGGTGTAATTTTATCTTCTGAATTGTTAGAAATAGCGAAAACAATTGCAGCAGCAAGAAATTTAAAAAAAATCTTATTAGATTTTGAACAAAGGCCTTATATTTCATCATTCATAAAAAATTTAATTGACCATCAGAATATCGAAACGATTTTTAAAAAAGGCATTGAATCGAATGGAAGGATTTCAGACAATGCTAGTAATGAACTATCTATTCTTAGAAAAGAATTTTTATCTAAGAAACTTGAAAGAAAAATATTAGTTGAGAAATTTATACAAAAGAATTTAGCTTATTTGCAAGATACTACTATTGGAGATCGATATGGAAGGCCTGTTTTAGCAGTGAAAGTTAATTATGTAGATAAATTTAAAGGAATAATTCATGACTCTTCATCTTCAGGAAATACAATATATTTTGAGCCTGAAAGTGTAGTAACTAAAGGTAATAAGATTGCTTCTTTAGAGGCTAGGATTACAGCAGAAGAATTTAAATTACTTAAGAAATGGTCTCAGGTTGTTAGTGATAATTCAAAAAATCTTATTGAAATGGCATCCATTTTATTAAGATTAGAAAATGCCCTAACTCGTTCAAGATATTCGAAATGGATTGGAGGTAAAACTCCTACATTTGAGAAAAATCCTATTATTTCTTTAATTGGTTTTTCTCATCCATTATTGATTTGGGAACATAAGAAAAAAGGAGCCCCTCCACCAGTAGCTGTCGATTTTCATATAAATAGAAATATTAAGGTTGTAGCTATTACAGGTCCAAATACTGGAGGTAAAACAGCAGCTTTAAAAGGTTTGGGCTTGTCTTTACTTATGGCTAGAGCAGGATTATTGATACCTTCAACTAATAATCCTGTTATCCCTTTTTGTCCAAATATATATGTGGATATTGGAGATAATCAATCATTAGAAGAAAATTTATCTACCTTCAGTGGGCATATATCCCGCATAAAAGAGATATTAGATTCGCTTGATTATAAGAAAGGATTATCAGTTGTTTTGTTAGATGAGATTGGATCTGGCACAGATCCTCTTGAAGGAAGTGCTCTTGCGATGGCTTTATTAAAAGAATTTGCAAATAAATCTGATATCACTTTGGCAACTACACATTATGGAGATATTAAGGCTTTAAAATATAACGACACAAGATTTGAAAACGTATCAGTTGCCTTTGATGAGGAATCTTTGAAGCCAAAATATATACTCAATTGGGGTATTCCTGGGAGAAGTAATGCTTTGTCAATTTCAAAGAGAATTGGTCTCGATGAAAGCATACTCAATGAAGCTGCAAATTATTTAAAGCCAAAAGAAATTGACAATATTAACAGTATTATTAAAGGACTTGAGGAAGAGAGGATTAAACAACAAAATTCTGCAGAAGCTGCTGCAGAATTGATTGCAAGGACTGAAATATTACATGATGAATTGAAGAGAAATTATGAATATCAAAAAATAAATGCTCAAAAAATCCAGGAAATTGAAAGGTCTAAATTATCAAAACATATTATATCTGCTAAAAAAGAGGTGATAGATTTGATAAAAAAATTAAGAGATAAAAATGTTAATGGAGAGGATACTAGAATTATTGGAAAAAGATTAAAGGAAATTGAGAGGGAACATTTAACCCCAAAAAAATCTGAAAAGTCAATATCATGGAATCCTCAGGTAGGCGATTTTGTAAAGATTAAAAGTCTAAATAGTACGGGACAAATTGTAGATTTAGATAAAAAAGGTGGTTTTTATGAAATTAAATGTGGTTCATTTAGAAGCACATTATCTGTAAATGACTTTGAAGGTATTAATGGAGAAAAGCCTAATTTTAAAAGTTCAAAAATTGAGATCAAGTCTACAAGAGAAGATTTTTCTTTTTCTAAAATTAGAACGAGTAAAAATACAATTGACGTAAGAGGGTTAAGAGTTCATGAAGCCGAAATAATTATTGAGGAGAAAATTAGAAAATTTCATGGACCGTTATGGATCGTTCATGGAATTGGCACAGGGAAATTAAAGAAAGGACTAAGAAATTGGTTATCAGGTTTAAATTATGTTGATAAGATTGAAGATGCAGCCAACAACGAGGGTGGCCCTGGTTGCAGTATTGCGTGGATAAAATAA